In the genome of Jeotgalibacillus haloalkalitolerans, one region contains:
- a CDS encoding helix-turn-helix domain-containing protein, with amino-acid sequence MSVFQSILQMFPDARQSDHMRSEDYPHYTWYRDADSDQFIGFSKSSLSNREKDLLSLILTPSAEPPSGPAGEWLRFLSEENAKCPYDQGKVFRMVQYISDTPFQTEGEHALHYVFSNEAIVVQTDEYSGFVIEPQTEDTLALEEMASAAQAIENDLEMKVTFFAGSFHSAGANIKTMLEMERAWFERHIPFESKRSVLSLFDVMPINLMNRFSEFEKDTLFAAIFELFDTERDLPKIIQSFVENLSNVSSTAKLLYMHRNSLQYRLDKFSEKAGIDIKTFNGGLIAYFACLEWNQRISKNEDWSL; translated from the coding sequence ATGTCAGTTTTCCAATCAATTCTTCAGATGTTTCCAGATGCAAGACAGTCCGATCACATGCGGTCTGAGGACTATCCCCACTACACCTGGTACCGTGATGCTGATTCCGACCAATTTATCGGTTTTTCAAAAAGCTCACTTTCAAACAGAGAAAAAGATCTGCTTTCCCTGATTCTGACTCCCTCTGCCGAGCCTCCATCCGGACCTGCCGGGGAATGGCTGAGGTTTCTATCAGAAGAAAATGCAAAATGTCCTTATGATCAAGGTAAGGTTTTCAGGATGGTGCAATATATCAGTGACACACCGTTTCAGACAGAAGGTGAGCATGCGCTTCACTATGTATTTTCTAATGAAGCAATCGTTGTTCAGACAGATGAATACAGCGGGTTTGTCATTGAACCGCAAACAGAGGATACACTCGCACTTGAAGAGATGGCATCAGCAGCTCAGGCGATCGAAAATGACCTTGAAATGAAAGTGACTTTTTTTGCCGGATCATTTCACAGCGCCGGTGCAAATATAAAAACCATGCTTGAGATGGAAAGAGCCTGGTTTGAACGCCATATTCCTTTCGAATCCAAGCGGTCAGTCCTTTCCCTTTTTGATGTGATGCCGATTAATCTGATGAACCGTTTTTCTGAGTTTGAAAAAGACACGTTATTTGCGGCTATTTTTGAGCTGTTTGACACTGAACGTGACCTGCCGAAAATTATACAAAGCTTCGTTGAAAATCTTTCAAATGTCAGCTCTACCGCAAAGCTACTGTATATGCACCGTAACAGCCTACAATACAGGCTGGATAAATTCAGTGAAAAAGCAGGGATTGATATTAAGACGTTTAATGGCGGGTTAATTGCCTATTTTGCCTGTCTTGAGTGGAATCAGAGGATCTCTAAGAATGAGGACTGGTCATTGTGA
- a CDS encoding ABC transporter ATP-binding protein: protein MAELKMQNIYKIYDKDVTAVSDFNLHIKDKEFIVFVGPSGCGKSTTLRMVAGLEEISKGDFYIDEERVNDKAPKDRDIAMVFQNYALYPHMSVYDNMAFGLKLRKFDKAEIDKRVKNAAKILGLEALLDRKPKALSGGQRQRVALGRAIVRDAKVFLMDEPLSNLDAKLRVQMRAEIAKLHQRLQTTTIYVTHDQTEAMTMATRIVVMKDGVIQQVGSPKEVYDNPENVFVGGFIGSPAMNFFSGKLTDAGFEVKGQTLQVPEGKMKTLRNQNYVGKDIILGVRPEDIHDEPVFIESAAGSKFLADIEVSELTGAELMLYSKLGDQDFVARVDSRSDIKAGQKVELAFNLNKCHFFDVETEQRIR, encoded by the coding sequence ATGGCAGAGTTAAAAATGCAGAATATCTACAAAATTTATGATAAAGACGTAACAGCAGTATCAGACTTTAACCTTCACATTAAAGATAAAGAATTTATCGTATTCGTTGGTCCATCTGGTTGCGGTAAGTCAACAACGCTTCGTATGGTTGCAGGTCTTGAGGAAATTTCAAAGGGTGACTTCTACATTGACGAAGAGCGTGTAAACGATAAAGCACCGAAAGACCGTGACATTGCGATGGTATTCCAGAACTACGCACTATACCCTCACATGAGCGTATATGACAACATGGCATTCGGACTGAAGCTTCGCAAATTTGATAAAGCTGAAATTGACAAGCGAGTAAAGAACGCTGCTAAGATCCTTGGTCTTGAAGCACTTCTTGACCGTAAGCCAAAAGCACTTTCAGGTGGTCAGCGTCAGCGTGTTGCGCTTGGTCGTGCAATCGTTCGTGACGCAAAAGTATTCTTAATGGATGAGCCGCTTTCAAACCTTGATGCAAAGCTTCGTGTTCAGATGCGTGCTGAAATCGCTAAGCTTCACCAGCGTCTTCAGACGACGACAATCTACGTAACACACGATCAGACTGAAGCGATGACAATGGCGACACGTATCGTTGTTATGAAAGATGGAGTCATTCAGCAGGTTGGTTCACCTAAAGAAGTATATGACAATCCTGAAAACGTGTTTGTTGGCGGATTCATCGGTTCTCCGGCAATGAACTTCTTCAGCGGTAAGCTGACAGATGCAGGCTTTGAAGTAAAAGGCCAGACGCTTCAGGTTCCTGAAGGTAAAATGAAGACACTGCGTAATCAGAATTATGTTGGAAAAGATATTATCCTGGGTGTACGCCCTGAAGATATTCACGATGAGCCAGTATTCATCGAATCAGCTGCAGGATCTAAATTCCTTGCTGACATTGAAGTTTCTGAGCTTACAGGTGCTGAACTGATGCTTTATTCTAAGCTTGGTGATCAGGACTTTGTAGCACGCGTTGATTCACGTTCAGATATTAAAGCAGGACAAAAAGTTGAGCTTGCTTTCAACCTGAACAAGTGCCACTTCTTTGATGTGGAAACTGAGCAGCGCATCCGATAA
- the fumC gene encoding class II fumarate hydratase: MNFRTERDTLGEVQVPADKHWGAQTQRSLENFPIGIEKMPLEVTYGFAELKKAAAVANYDLEKLSLHKKKAIVKACDEILNGDLDEHFPLSVWQTGSGTQSNMNVNEVVAFRANQLLADEGVDEKVHPNDDVNMSQSSNDTFPTAMHIAAYRAVCSKLIPALNNLTDTFYQKEKEFYEVIKIGRTHLQDATPLTLGQEISGWRAMLERSNTMIQEANKHILSLAIGGTAVGTGINAHEEFGKRVAKQLVLQTGFPFYSSDNKFHALTSHDEIVYLHGALKGLSADLMKIANDIRWLASGPRSGIGEITIPANEPGSSIMPGKVNPTQSEALTMITTQIMGNDATIGFAASQGNFELNVFKPVIIYNFLQSITLLADGMNTFNDKCASGIEANLDIIAKHVENSLMLVTALNPHIGYEKAAEIAKLAFNDESTLKEAAVKTGYLTEEQYDEWIQPLNMVNIDR, encoded by the coding sequence ATGAATTTTCGTACTGAAAGAGATACATTAGGTGAGGTACAGGTACCTGCTGATAAACACTGGGGCGCTCAGACTCAGCGAAGTCTGGAAAACTTCCCGATCGGAATTGAGAAAATGCCGCTTGAAGTGACTTATGGATTTGCTGAACTGAAGAAAGCTGCAGCTGTTGCAAACTATGATCTTGAAAAACTTTCTTTACATAAGAAAAAGGCAATCGTGAAAGCATGTGATGAGATCCTGAATGGCGATCTCGATGAGCATTTCCCTTTGTCTGTGTGGCAGACGGGAAGCGGTACCCAGTCCAATATGAATGTGAATGAAGTGGTGGCGTTCAGAGCGAATCAATTACTGGCAGATGAAGGGGTGGATGAGAAGGTTCATCCGAATGATGATGTAAACATGTCTCAGAGCTCAAACGATACATTCCCGACAGCGATGCATATTGCAGCTTACCGGGCTGTGTGCAGTAAGCTGATCCCGGCTTTGAATAACCTGACAGATACGTTTTATCAAAAAGAAAAAGAATTTTATGAAGTGATTAAGATCGGAAGAACACATCTTCAGGATGCAACGCCGCTGACGCTGGGTCAGGAAATCAGTGGATGGCGTGCCATGCTTGAACGCTCTAATACAATGATTCAGGAGGCCAATAAACATATTCTCTCTCTCGCAATTGGAGGAACCGCAGTCGGGACAGGGATCAATGCACATGAAGAGTTTGGCAAGCGTGTAGCCAAGCAGCTCGTCCTGCAGACAGGTTTTCCTTTTTATTCATCTGATAACAAATTCCATGCGCTGACAAGCCACGATGAAATCGTCTATCTGCATGGGGCACTGAAAGGTCTTTCAGCAGATCTGATGAAGATCGCAAATGATATCAGATGGCTTGCAAGCGGTCCGAGAAGTGGGATCGGTGAAATTACCATCCCTGCAAATGAACCGGGAAGCTCAATTATGCCTGGTAAAGTCAACCCGACGCAGAGTGAAGCACTGACGATGATTACGACTCAGATCATGGGAAATGATGCAACAATCGGATTTGCAGCGAGCCAGGGGAATTTTGAATTGAATGTCTTCAAGCCTGTAATTATCTACAACTTCCTGCAGTCAATCACACTGCTTGCTGATGGCATGAACACATTTAACGATAAGTGTGCATCGGGAATTGAAGCAAACCTTGATATTATTGCAAAGCACGTAGAGAATTCTTTAATGCTCGTTACGGCTTTGAACCCTCATATCGGTTATGAAAAGGCTGCTGAAATTGCCAAACTTGCCTTTAACGATGAATCAACGTTAAAAGAAGCTGCAGTCAAGACGGGTTACCTGACTGAAGAACAGTATGATGAATGGATCCAGCCGCTTAATATGGTCAATATTGACCGGTAA
- a CDS encoding NAD(P)-dependent oxidoreductase has protein sequence MNIALFGSTGRVGSVILERALEDGHHVQALVRDTGLKSHHSNLTYITGDASVKEDVESTIKGADAVISALGTDKNDALTKSMIHILPAMRKHGLRRIITIGTAGILDSKREPDKFRFHSSESNRRLSTAAEDHCRAYLMLKEAGLDWTVVCPTYLPDGERIGKYRIEVNTLPDEPSSISMYDTGDFAYSLLLNNEHVRERVGITY, from the coding sequence ATGAATATCGCATTATTCGGATCGACAGGAAGAGTAGGCAGTGTGATTCTTGAACGCGCCCTTGAAGACGGTCATCACGTGCAGGCGCTGGTCCGTGATACCGGGCTGAAAAGTCATCATTCTAACCTGACTTACATAACAGGGGATGCATCGGTAAAAGAAGATGTGGAAAGTACAATTAAAGGTGCAGACGCAGTGATCAGCGCGCTTGGCACTGACAAAAATGATGCGCTGACAAAATCAATGATTCATATCCTGCCTGCTATGAGAAAGCATGGCCTCAGACGTATTATTACCATAGGAACTGCAGGTATACTTGATTCAAAAAGAGAGCCGGATAAATTCCGTTTCCATTCTTCTGAATCTAACAGGCGATTAAGTACTGCTGCTGAAGATCACTGCAGGGCTTATCTGATGCTGAAAGAAGCCGGACTCGACTGGACTGTTGTGTGTCCAACTTATCTGCCGGATGGTGAGCGGATCGGAAAATACCGGATAGAAGTCAATACGCTGCCGGATGAGCCGTCGAGTATTTCGATGTATGACACTGGTGATTTTGCTTATTCTCTTCTATTAAATAATGAGCATGTGCGGGAGAGAGTCGGGATTACTTATTAA
- a CDS encoding ABC transporter ATP-binding protein, whose translation MSVGKRLWQYGLMYKKTILIALVMLTISVAAELAGPFIAKKMIDDHILGIEETWVETGNTEDAVSYNGTFYKREAYLNNGEQGESQAHIFQIGLNFYFVDEPVEAEGERNYQDGQLIFGSGDGATAYPAEELTRGEVFAFYTPEIPRMLWLVALYFGLTVVAAIFHFGQEFQLQRSANRIIQKMRTQVFNHIQRLPINYFDNLPAGKVVARITNDTEAIRELYVQVLGQFFHSGVYITGIYIALFILDPNLAAICLVLLPILYIWMLLYRKYASVYNQTVRSKVSEINASINEAIQGMSIIQAFRREGRIQEEFEEKNTTHFQFQNKLLNLNALMSHNLVNILRNLTFVAFIWYFGGAALTAESFVTVGVLYAFVDYLTRLFQPVTGIVNQLANLELALVAGKRVFGLMDEDGEEVRDERIERLKGHVVFNDVSFAYKKEDYVLKNLSFEAQPGQTIGLVGHTGSGKSSIMNLLFRFYDCQKGEILIDGQNIKELPRQTIRDHMGIVLQDPYLFTGTIASNVSLNDPRISRQKIEDALKAVGADQVLTNLEQGIDEPVIEKGSTLSSGQRQLISFARALAFDPAVLVLDEATSSVDTETESVIQHAMDALKTGRTTFIIAHRLSTIRNADQILVLDRGHIVERGTHDELMANRGKYYQMYELQQGKQQAG comes from the coding sequence ATGAGTGTGGGAAAACGCCTCTGGCAATATGGTCTGATGTATAAAAAGACGATCCTCATTGCGCTTGTGATGCTGACAATTTCAGTTGCAGCTGAGCTCGCAGGTCCCTTTATCGCGAAGAAAATGATTGATGATCATATTCTTGGTATTGAAGAGACATGGGTGGAAACAGGAAATACAGAAGATGCAGTGTCATATAATGGCACATTTTATAAAAGAGAAGCTTATTTAAATAATGGTGAGCAGGGTGAAAGTCAGGCTCATATTTTCCAGATCGGTCTGAACTTTTACTTTGTGGATGAACCGGTTGAAGCGGAAGGTGAAAGAAACTATCAGGACGGTCAGTTAATATTCGGATCAGGTGACGGGGCAACAGCTTATCCTGCTGAAGAGCTGACGAGAGGAGAGGTGTTTGCATTCTATACACCTGAGATCCCGAGAATGCTCTGGCTTGTCGCGCTCTACTTCGGTTTAACAGTGGTGGCTGCGATTTTTCACTTCGGTCAGGAATTCCAGCTGCAGCGCTCAGCAAACAGAATTATTCAGAAAATGCGTACCCAGGTATTCAATCATATCCAGCGCCTGCCGATCAATTATTTTGATAATCTGCCTGCAGGTAAAGTTGTAGCAAGGATCACAAATGATACTGAAGCAATCCGGGAACTGTATGTTCAGGTGCTGGGACAGTTTTTCCATAGCGGTGTATATATTACCGGTATTTACATTGCATTGTTTATCCTTGATCCGAACTTAGCTGCGATCTGTTTGGTTTTGCTCCCGATCTTATACATCTGGATGCTGCTGTATCGTAAATATGCATCAGTCTACAACCAGACAGTCAGATCAAAGGTGAGTGAAATCAATGCTTCTATTAATGAAGCGATACAGGGAATGAGTATTATCCAGGCTTTCAGAAGAGAGGGCCGGATCCAGGAAGAGTTTGAAGAAAAGAATACGACACATTTTCAGTTTCAGAATAAGCTGCTGAATCTGAATGCGCTGATGTCACACAATCTGGTGAACATTTTGCGTAATCTGACATTCGTGGCGTTCATCTGGTACTTCGGTGGTGCTGCACTGACGGCTGAATCCTTTGTGACTGTCGGGGTGCTGTATGCGTTTGTTGATTACCTGACAAGACTGTTCCAGCCTGTCACAGGAATCGTCAATCAGCTTGCAAATCTTGAGCTTGCGCTTGTAGCAGGGAAAAGGGTATTCGGGCTGATGGACGAAGATGGTGAAGAAGTCAGGGACGAAAGAATAGAACGGTTAAAAGGGCACGTTGTATTTAATGATGTGTCATTTGCTTATAAAAAAGAAGATTATGTATTAAAGAACCTGTCATTTGAAGCACAGCCAGGCCAGACGATCGGACTTGTCGGACATACCGGTTCAGGAAAATCATCAATTATGAACCTGCTGTTCCGCTTTTATGACTGTCAAAAAGGGGAGATTCTCATTGATGGACAAAACATCAAAGAATTACCTCGGCAAACCATTCGCGATCACATGGGGATTGTACTCCAGGATCCGTATCTCTTTACAGGTACAATTGCATCCAATGTCAGCCTCAATGATCCTCGAATATCAAGACAAAAAATAGAGGATGCATTAAAGGCTGTCGGTGCAGACCAGGTGCTGACAAACCTGGAACAGGGAATTGACGAGCCTGTGATTGAAAAAGGCAGTACATTATCATCAGGACAGAGGCAGCTGATCTCTTTTGCAAGAGCACTTGCTTTTGACCCGGCGGTACTTGTACTCGACGAAGCGACATCAAGTGTGGACACTGAAACAGAATCAGTCATTCAGCATGCGATGGATGCGTTGAAAACAGGCAGAACGACATTCATAATTGCACACCGCCTGTCAACGATCCGCAATGCAGACCAGATTCTTGTATTAGACCGCGGACACATCGTCGAACGCGGCACACATGATGAGCTGATGGCAAATCGGGGTAAATATTATCAAATGTACGAACTGCAGCAGGGAAAACAGCAGGCAGGTTAA
- a CDS encoding ABC transporter ATP-binding protein, with the protein MFDIFIKLGWFFKEHWKRYTVAIGLLLIANLFEVVPPFLVGMAIDDIFMGELTQDLLIRYLLILAGIGVVTYIMNYVWQYLLFGGAHQIERRLRSMFMGKLLQMTPGFYERNRTGDLMARATNDLKAVSVTAGFGVLTLIDSTAYMLTILLTMGFLISWELTLAAVLPLPILAFVMKILGKKIHERYMVAQDAFGDLNDRVLESIAGVRVIRAYVQERRDEELFHQHTEDVYQKNIRVSFIDSLFNPLTKVLTGISYMIGLGYGAYLVFNQAITLGQLVSFNVYLGMLIWPMFAIGELINIMQRGNASMDRVNETLSSTPDVAEPAYAAAVSSMDSIEFRETAFQYPSSNVQNLKNLNIRLKQGQTLGIVGRTGSGKTTIVRQLLKEYPAGDGKIAVSNTGLNDLTKDQLLSWVGYVPQEHVLFSKSVRDNILFGAEDATEEELMKAIKMAHFEKDLEMLPDGLDTMVGEKGVALSGGQKQRISIARALIKDPSLLILDDSLSAVDAKTEAAILENIKNERNGKTTMITTHRLSAVEHADWIVVMDNGEIVEEGVHEDLLKKKGWYFEQYERQQVEESLLEEVQS; encoded by the coding sequence ATGTTTGATATTTTTATTAAGCTCGGCTGGTTTTTTAAAGAACACTGGAAACGTTATACCGTTGCAATTGGTCTATTATTGATTGCTAATTTATTTGAAGTTGTTCCGCCATTTCTGGTCGGGATGGCAATTGATGATATTTTTATGGGTGAGCTGACACAGGATTTGTTAATCCGTTATTTATTGATCCTTGCTGGAATTGGTGTCGTGACTTATATCATGAACTATGTATGGCAGTATCTGCTTTTTGGTGGTGCACACCAGATTGAGCGCCGTCTGAGATCCATGTTCATGGGGAAGCTTCTTCAGATGACGCCCGGCTTTTATGAAAGAAACCGAACCGGTGACCTGATGGCAAGGGCAACAAATGATTTAAAGGCGGTATCTGTTACTGCCGGCTTCGGTGTATTAACGCTCATTGATTCCACGGCGTATATGCTGACCATTCTTTTAACAATGGGATTTTTAATTTCATGGGAGCTGACGCTTGCGGCAGTATTGCCGCTGCCAATCCTTGCTTTTGTCATGAAAATCCTCGGTAAAAAAATTCATGAGCGATACATGGTCGCCCAGGATGCTTTTGGGGATTTAAATGATCGTGTACTTGAATCAATTGCCGGCGTGCGGGTCATCAGGGCATATGTGCAGGAGCGGCGGGATGAAGAGCTGTTTCATCAGCATACGGAGGATGTGTATCAGAAAAATATCCGCGTATCGTTTATTGATTCGCTCTTTAATCCGCTGACAAAAGTGCTGACAGGGATCAGTTATATGATTGGCCTTGGATATGGTGCATACCTTGTGTTTAATCAGGCGATTACGCTTGGTCAGCTTGTCTCGTTTAATGTATATCTTGGGATGCTGATCTGGCCGATGTTTGCAATTGGAGAGCTTATCAATATTATGCAGCGCGGCAACGCTTCTATGGATCGTGTAAATGAAACATTGAGCAGTACGCCGGATGTGGCAGAGCCTGCATACGCTGCTGCAGTCAGCTCAATGGACAGTATCGAGTTCCGTGAGACAGCGTTTCAATATCCTTCTTCAAATGTTCAGAACTTAAAAAATCTGAACATCAGGCTGAAGCAGGGGCAGACACTTGGAATCGTTGGTAGAACGGGAAGCGGTAAAACGACAATCGTCAGGCAGCTCCTGAAGGAATATCCGGCAGGAGACGGTAAAATTGCAGTTAGTAACACCGGATTAAATGATCTGACAAAGGATCAGCTGTTATCATGGGTCGGCTATGTACCTCAGGAGCATGTGTTGTTTTCAAAGTCTGTCCGTGACAATATTTTATTCGGTGCTGAAGATGCGACAGAGGAAGAGCTGATGAAAGCGATAAAGATGGCTCATTTCGAAAAGGATCTTGAGATGCTGCCGGATGGTCTGGACACAATGGTCGGAGAAAAAGGCGTTGCATTATCAGGCGGACAAAAGCAGCGGATTTCTATTGCCCGTGCGTTAATTAAAGATCCGTCACTGCTGATTCTTGATGATTCTTTATCTGCAGTTGATGCCAAAACTGAAGCAGCAATCTTAGAGAATATAAAAAATGAACGGAACGGTAAGACAACGATGATCACGACTCACAGGCTGTCTGCAGTTGAACATGCAGACTGGATTGTTGTCATGGATAACGGTGAGATTGTGGAAGAAGGCGTGCACGAGGACCTTCTGAAAAAGAAAGGCTGGTACTTTGAGCAGTATGAGCGCCAGCAGGTTGAAGAGTCGCTGTTAGAGGAGGTGCAGTCATGA
- a CDS encoding TetR/AcrR family transcriptional regulator, with protein sequence MARQRKMNITELMEATESLLLEKGYEGFHFKALSERLDVARSTIYEYYKNKDELIADYMTNLMDQVMKKIDRLSQQPDAFLTLKDLLYLFMEYSQVYDMIKMRPSLDKSASSQVRKQLEQLDAQSGRLFQLLMMLIEKAKKEGSIRANLPSTLIAGVFFQSVLIQNTEGIPKEEWAEMLFDMIENGITP encoded by the coding sequence ATGGCGCGACAAAGAAAAATGAATATTACTGAACTGATGGAAGCGACAGAAAGTCTGCTTTTAGAAAAAGGCTATGAAGGCTTTCACTTCAAAGCCCTTTCAGAGCGCCTTGACGTTGCCAGAAGTACAATTTATGAATACTACAAAAATAAAGACGAACTCATCGCTGACTATATGACCAATTTAATGGATCAGGTGATGAAAAAAATCGACCGGCTCAGCCAGCAGCCTGATGCATTTCTGACGCTGAAGGATCTGCTTTATTTGTTCATGGAATACTCTCAGGTGTATGACATGATTAAGATGAGACCTTCCCTTGATAAAAGTGCCTCTTCTCAGGTGAGAAAGCAGCTTGAACAGCTCGATGCACAGTCAGGCAGACTCTTTCAGCTGTTGATGATGCTGATCGAGAAAGCTAAAAAAGAAGGCTCAATCAGAGCAAACCTGCCGTCTACACTCATTGCCGGTGTATTCTTTCAATCTGTTTTAATTCAAAACACTGAGGGAATACCAAAGGAAGAATGGGCGGAAATGTTATTTGATATGATCGAAAACGGGATTACTCCCTGA
- a CDS encoding cryptochrome/photolyase family protein translates to MTSIVWIRKDLRLHDNPGLYHAAEAGKVLPVYIFDEDEKIGAAQKWFLHHALESFQKRLDSAGGKLFIAKGNPEKILNHLIKEYEITSIHWNRQYEPSVFNRDREIGEALHDQGLDVNTYEGRLLLPPWDVKKKDGEPYKVFTPFYKALQKHEVPQALPSVKKVDPVSFKKKDSLSLDDLELLPEIDWTGGMEKRWTPSEEAAVRRFQAFMDKKLKVYKKERDFPAAEVSSALSPYFALGLLSARSVYHSIKKNAEAAGEPFIRQLVWRDFAYSLITHFPETETDPMNDQFKDFKWMNEKNQFAAWKKGKTGFPIVDAGMRELWSTGYMHNRVRMIVGSFLTKDLLIHWREGADWFDDTLVDADVANNVMGWQWVAGSGADASPFFRIFNPTTQSEKFDPDGDYIKKWVPELKTMPAKHIHDPSGAPDDVLEEAGIVIGEDYPEPVVDHKAARQRALDRYDDVKKS, encoded by the coding sequence ATGACTTCTATCGTATGGATCAGAAAAGACCTGCGGCTTCATGACAATCCAGGTCTGTATCACGCTGCAGAAGCCGGCAAAGTATTGCCGGTTTATATTTTTGATGAAGACGAAAAGATTGGTGCTGCTCAAAAATGGTTTCTTCACCATGCACTTGAATCTTTTCAGAAACGACTGGATTCTGCCGGGGGCAAGCTATTCATTGCCAAAGGAAATCCTGAAAAAATTCTTAATCACCTAATTAAGGAATACGAAATTACTTCTATCCACTGGAACAGACAGTATGAACCCTCCGTTTTTAACAGGGATCGCGAAATAGGCGAAGCACTTCATGACCAGGGGCTTGATGTGAACACTTATGAAGGAAGACTTCTACTTCCACCGTGGGATGTGAAAAAGAAAGACGGTGAACCTTATAAAGTTTTCACTCCTTTTTATAAAGCGCTCCAGAAACATGAAGTTCCACAGGCGCTTCCGTCGGTCAAAAAGGTGGATCCTGTTTCATTTAAAAAGAAGGACTCACTGTCACTTGATGATTTAGAGCTGCTTCCTGAGATCGACTGGACAGGCGGAATGGAAAAGAGATGGACGCCTTCTGAAGAAGCAGCAGTCAGACGCTTCCAGGCTTTTATGGATAAGAAGCTGAAAGTATATAAAAAGGAACGGGACTTCCCTGCTGCAGAGGTAAGTTCAGCACTATCCCCTTATTTTGCGCTCGGTCTGCTGTCAGCCAGAAGTGTGTACCATTCAATTAAAAAGAATGCTGAAGCTGCCGGAGAGCCTTTTATCAGACAGTTGGTGTGGAGGGATTTTGCCTACTCACTGATCACTCATTTTCCTGAAACGGAAACAGATCCGATGAATGATCAGTTCAAAGATTTTAAATGGATGAATGAAAAAAATCAGTTTGCTGCATGGAAAAAAGGCAAAACCGGTTTTCCAATTGTGGATGCAGGCATGAGAGAGTTATGGTCAACAGGCTATATGCATAACCGTGTCAGAATGATTGTGGGGTCTTTCCTGACAAAAGATCTGCTCATACACTGGAGAGAAGGTGCTGACTGGTTTGACGATACGCTGGTTGATGCTGACGTTGCAAATAACGTTATGGGTTGGCAGTGGGTCGCCGGTTCAGGAGCAGACGCCTCTCCTTTCTTCAGGATCTTTAATCCCACAACCCAGTCAGAAAAATTCGATCCTGATGGCGACTATATTAAAAAATGGGTGCCGGAACTGAAAACAATGCCTGCAAAACATATCCATGATCCCTCAGGTGCGCCGGATGACGTGCTTGAAGAAGCCGGCATTGTGATTGGTGAAGATTATCCTGAACCGGTTGTTGATCACAAGGCAGCAAGACAGCGGGCGCTGGATCGTTATGATGATGTGAAGAAGTCATGA
- a CDS encoding twin-arginine translocase TatA/TatE family subunit has protein sequence MNLGFGEILIILFVALIVFGPSKLPELGKTAGKTLYEFKKGMNSVMKDEESKKPSQK, from the coding sequence ATGAACCTCGGATTTGGAGAAATATTAATTATCCTGTTTGTTGCTCTTATCGTGTTTGGTCCGTCAAAGCTGCCTGAGCTTGGCAAAACAGCCGGAAAAACACTTTACGAATTTAAAAAAGGCATGAACTCAGTGATGAAAGATGAGGAGTCGAAAAAACCGTCCCAGAAGTAA